The following are encoded together in the Anoplopoma fimbria isolate UVic2021 breed Golden Eagle Sablefish chromosome 9, Afim_UVic_2022, whole genome shotgun sequence genome:
- the clgn gene encoding calmegin isoform X3: MKLERGWMWCALLLSSLAVAAVATQEKQLEVDISDIFDEDIGLDQEELNVLMAEEEEVEEAEEAEEEEEAATVMDEDHSDETDGTASGKAEMDANVSFQVTYKTPVPTGDVYFAETFDDGSLESWQLSKTVKGDADDDIAKYDGKWAVEQLKENKVPGDQGLVLKSRAKHHAISAMLNKPFVFQDEPLVLQYEVNFQDGIDCGGAYIKLLSDTGNLNLEQFHDRTPYTLMFGPDKCGEDYKLHFIFRHNNPLNKDMEEKHAKRADVDLKKFYTDKKTHLYTLVLNPDNSYEMFVDQSSVSRGNLLNDVVPPVNPPKEIDDPHDSKPEDWDERAKIPDPEAAKPDDWDEDAPAKVEDPDALKPEGWLDDEPEFVSDPSAEKPEDWDEEMDGEWEAPQIPNPACETAPGCGEWKRPQINNPQYKGKWKAPLVDNPNYQGVWKPHKINNPDYFEDLQPFRMTPFKAVGLELWSMTSDIYFDNFIITSHKEVADRWASDSWGLKKLVASANEPGIFAQLMIAAEERPWLWVIYILTVGLPVGLAVLFCWPKKSDDDYVYKKVDPPRADIEEEEEEDEEEEEEAAGDEEDKAAKATEGAPAAATEEAEEEEDEADAGGDNLEGDDDEEEEDEEEEEEEEEEEEEEEAAEEESKAPERTLEEEPKEGGDVAEESHKQAVRKRRVRKD, encoded by the exons ATGAAGTTGGAGAGGGGTTGGATGTGGTGTGCGCTGCTCCTGTCCTCGCTCGCCGTAGCAGCTGTGGCGACCCAGGAGAAGCAGTTGGAGGTTGATATTTCAGATATCTTCGATGAAGATATAGGGTTGGACCAGGAAGAATTAAATGTTCTgatggcagaggaggaggaggtggaggaggcggaggaggcggaggaagaggaggaggcggcgaCAGTGATGGACGAAGACCACTCGGACGAGACAGACGGGACAGCAAGTGGCAAGGCTGAAATGGATGCAAATGTCTCCTTCCAG GTAACATACAAGACTCCCGTCCCTACTGGAGATGTCTACTTTGCAGAGACGTTTGATGATGGTTCACTGGAAAG TTGGCAGCTGTCAAAGACAGTGAAGGGGGATGCAGATGATGACATCGCCAAATATGACG GGAAGTGGGctgtggagcagctgaaggagaACAAAGTTCCAGGAGACCAAGGTCTGGTGCTCAAGTCCCGGGCCAAACACCACGCCATCTCTGCAATGCTGAACAAACCCTTTGTCTTCCAGGATGAACCTCTGGTTTTACA GTATGAGGTGAATTTCCAGGATGGTATCGACTGTGGTGGAGCATACATCAAACTGCTTTCAGACACTGGCAATCTCAATCTG GAGCAATTCCATGACCGTACACCGTACACCCTAATGTTTGGACCAGACAAGTGTGGGGAGGACTACAAGCTGCACTTCATCTTCCGCCACAACAATCCTCTGAACAAAGACATGGAGGAGAAGCACGCCAAGAGGGCTGACGTCGACCTCAAGAAGTTCTACACTGACAAGAAGACGCACCTCTACACTCTGG TCCTGAACCCAGACAACAGCTACGAGATGTTCGTAGACCAGTCCAGTGTGAGCCGCGGCAATCTGCTGAATGACGTGGTGCCTCCAGTCAACCCCCCCAAAGAGATCGATGACCCACATGACTCTAAGCCGGAGGACTGGGACGAGAGGGCCAAGATTCCTGACCCTGAGGCGGCCAAGCCCGATGACTG GGACGAAGATGCTCCAGCAAAGGTTGAAGACCCCGACGCTTTGAAGCCAGAGGGCTGGCTGGACGACGAACCAGAGTTTGTGTCCGACCCGAGCGCCGAGAAACCAGAAGACTG GGAcgaggagatggatggagagtgGGAAGCCCCGCAGATTCCTAACCCCGCCTGTGAGACGGCCCCCGGCTGTGGGGAGTGGAAGCGTCCCCAGATCAACAACCCTCAGTACAAGGGCAAGTGGAAAGCCCCTCTGGTGGACAATCCCAACTATCAG GGAGTCTGGAAGCCGCACAAGATCAATAACCCAGATTATTTTGAGGACCTGCAGCCGTTCAGGATGACACCTTTCAAGGCCGTGGGCCTGGAGCTCTGGTCCATGACCTCAGATATCTACTTTGACAACTTCATTATCACCTCTCACAAGGAGGTGGCCGACCGCTGGGCCTCCGACAGCTGGGGGCTGAAGAAGCTGGTGGCCAGCGCTAACGAG CCGGGGATTTTTGCTCAGCTGATGATTGCAGCAGAGGAACGACCGTGGCTCTGGGTGATTTACATTCTGACAGTTGGCCTGCCTGTCGGATTGGCTGTGCTCTTCTGCTGGCCAAAG AAATCAGATGACGACTACGTTTACAAGAAGGTGGATCCTCCCCGGGCTGAtatagaagaagaggaagaggaggatgaagaagaagaagaggaggcagcaggagatGAGGAAGACAAAGCAGCTAAGGCTACAGAAGGAGCTCCAGCTGCAG CAACAGaagaggctgaggaggaggaggatgaagccGATGCAGGAGGTGACAATCTAGAGggggatgatgatgaggaggaggaggatgaagaagaggaggaggaagaagaagaagaagaggaggaggaggaggcagcagaagaGGAGAGCAAAGCTCCTGAGAGAACATTAGAAGAGGAG ccgaaggagggaggagacgtCGCTGAAGAGAGCCACAAACAAGCTGTGCGAAAGAGGAGGGTACGGAAAGACTGA
- the clgn gene encoding calmegin isoform X2: MKLERGWMWCALLLSSLAVAAVATQEKQLEVDISDIFDEDIGLDQEELNVLMAEEEEVEEAEEAEEEEEAATVMDEDHSDETDGTASGKAEMDANVSFQVTYKTPVPTGDVYFAETFDDGSLESWQLSKTVKGDADDDIAKYDGKWAVEQLKENKVPGDQGLVLKSRAKHHAISAMLNKPFVFQDEPLVLQYEVNFQDGIDCGGAYIKLLSDTGNLNLEQFHDRTPYTLMFGPDKCGEDYKLHFIFRHNNPLNKDMEEKHAKRADVDLKKFYTDKKTHLYTLVLNPDNSYEMFVDQSSVSRGNLLNDVVPPVNPPKEIDDPHDSKPEDWDERAKIPDPEAAKPDDWDEDAPAKVEDPDALKPEGWLDDEPEFVSDPSAEKPEDWDEEMDGEWEAPQIPNPACETAPGCGEWKRPQINNPQYKGKWKAPLVDNPNYQGVWKPHKINNPDYFEDLQPFRMTPFKAVGLELWSMTSDIYFDNFIITSHKEVADRWASDSWGLKKLVASANEPGIFAQLMIAAEERPWLWVIYILTVGLPVGLAVLFCWPKKSDDDYVYKKVDPPRADIEEEEEEDEEEEEEAAGDEEDKAAKATEGAPAAEEAEEEEDEADAGGDNLEGDDDEEEEDEEEEEEEEEEEEEEEAAEEESKAPERTLEEEVCVIPKEGGDVAEESHKQAVRKRRVRKD, translated from the exons ATGAAGTTGGAGAGGGGTTGGATGTGGTGTGCGCTGCTCCTGTCCTCGCTCGCCGTAGCAGCTGTGGCGACCCAGGAGAAGCAGTTGGAGGTTGATATTTCAGATATCTTCGATGAAGATATAGGGTTGGACCAGGAAGAATTAAATGTTCTgatggcagaggaggaggaggtggaggaggcggaggaggcggaggaagaggaggaggcggcgaCAGTGATGGACGAAGACCACTCGGACGAGACAGACGGGACAGCAAGTGGCAAGGCTGAAATGGATGCAAATGTCTCCTTCCAG GTAACATACAAGACTCCCGTCCCTACTGGAGATGTCTACTTTGCAGAGACGTTTGATGATGGTTCACTGGAAAG TTGGCAGCTGTCAAAGACAGTGAAGGGGGATGCAGATGATGACATCGCCAAATATGACG GGAAGTGGGctgtggagcagctgaaggagaACAAAGTTCCAGGAGACCAAGGTCTGGTGCTCAAGTCCCGGGCCAAACACCACGCCATCTCTGCAATGCTGAACAAACCCTTTGTCTTCCAGGATGAACCTCTGGTTTTACA GTATGAGGTGAATTTCCAGGATGGTATCGACTGTGGTGGAGCATACATCAAACTGCTTTCAGACACTGGCAATCTCAATCTG GAGCAATTCCATGACCGTACACCGTACACCCTAATGTTTGGACCAGACAAGTGTGGGGAGGACTACAAGCTGCACTTCATCTTCCGCCACAACAATCCTCTGAACAAAGACATGGAGGAGAAGCACGCCAAGAGGGCTGACGTCGACCTCAAGAAGTTCTACACTGACAAGAAGACGCACCTCTACACTCTGG TCCTGAACCCAGACAACAGCTACGAGATGTTCGTAGACCAGTCCAGTGTGAGCCGCGGCAATCTGCTGAATGACGTGGTGCCTCCAGTCAACCCCCCCAAAGAGATCGATGACCCACATGACTCTAAGCCGGAGGACTGGGACGAGAGGGCCAAGATTCCTGACCCTGAGGCGGCCAAGCCCGATGACTG GGACGAAGATGCTCCAGCAAAGGTTGAAGACCCCGACGCTTTGAAGCCAGAGGGCTGGCTGGACGACGAACCAGAGTTTGTGTCCGACCCGAGCGCCGAGAAACCAGAAGACTG GGAcgaggagatggatggagagtgGGAAGCCCCGCAGATTCCTAACCCCGCCTGTGAGACGGCCCCCGGCTGTGGGGAGTGGAAGCGTCCCCAGATCAACAACCCTCAGTACAAGGGCAAGTGGAAAGCCCCTCTGGTGGACAATCCCAACTATCAG GGAGTCTGGAAGCCGCACAAGATCAATAACCCAGATTATTTTGAGGACCTGCAGCCGTTCAGGATGACACCTTTCAAGGCCGTGGGCCTGGAGCTCTGGTCCATGACCTCAGATATCTACTTTGACAACTTCATTATCACCTCTCACAAGGAGGTGGCCGACCGCTGGGCCTCCGACAGCTGGGGGCTGAAGAAGCTGGTGGCCAGCGCTAACGAG CCGGGGATTTTTGCTCAGCTGATGATTGCAGCAGAGGAACGACCGTGGCTCTGGGTGATTTACATTCTGACAGTTGGCCTGCCTGTCGGATTGGCTGTGCTCTTCTGCTGGCCAAAG AAATCAGATGACGACTACGTTTACAAGAAGGTGGATCCTCCCCGGGCTGAtatagaagaagaggaagaggaggatgaagaagaagaagaggaggcagcaggagatGAGGAAGACAAAGCAGCTAAGGCTACAGAAGGAGCTCCAGCTGCAG aagaggctgaggaggaggaggatgaagccGATGCAGGAGGTGACAATCTAGAGggggatgatgatgaggaggaggaggatgaagaagaggaggaggaagaagaagaagaagaggaggaggaggaggcagcagaagaGGAGAGCAAAGCTCCTGAGAGAACATTAGAAGAGGAGGTTTGTGTAATT ccgaaggagggaggagacgtCGCTGAAGAGAGCCACAAACAAGCTGTGCGAAAGAGGAGGGTACGGAAAGACTGA
- the clgn gene encoding calmegin isoform X1, with translation MKLERGWMWCALLLSSLAVAAVATQEKQLEVDISDIFDEDIGLDQEELNVLMAEEEEVEEAEEAEEEEEAATVMDEDHSDETDGTASGKAEMDANVSFQVTYKTPVPTGDVYFAETFDDGSLESWQLSKTVKGDADDDIAKYDGKWAVEQLKENKVPGDQGLVLKSRAKHHAISAMLNKPFVFQDEPLVLQYEVNFQDGIDCGGAYIKLLSDTGNLNLEQFHDRTPYTLMFGPDKCGEDYKLHFIFRHNNPLNKDMEEKHAKRADVDLKKFYTDKKTHLYTLVLNPDNSYEMFVDQSSVSRGNLLNDVVPPVNPPKEIDDPHDSKPEDWDERAKIPDPEAAKPDDWDEDAPAKVEDPDALKPEGWLDDEPEFVSDPSAEKPEDWDEEMDGEWEAPQIPNPACETAPGCGEWKRPQINNPQYKGKWKAPLVDNPNYQGVWKPHKINNPDYFEDLQPFRMTPFKAVGLELWSMTSDIYFDNFIITSHKEVADRWASDSWGLKKLVASANEPGIFAQLMIAAEERPWLWVIYILTVGLPVGLAVLFCWPKKSDDDYVYKKVDPPRADIEEEEEEDEEEEEEAAGDEEDKAAKATEGAPAAATEEAEEEEDEADAGGDNLEGDDDEEEEDEEEEEEEEEEEEEEEAAEEESKAPERTLEEEVCVIPKEGGDVAEESHKQAVRKRRVRKD, from the exons ATGAAGTTGGAGAGGGGTTGGATGTGGTGTGCGCTGCTCCTGTCCTCGCTCGCCGTAGCAGCTGTGGCGACCCAGGAGAAGCAGTTGGAGGTTGATATTTCAGATATCTTCGATGAAGATATAGGGTTGGACCAGGAAGAATTAAATGTTCTgatggcagaggaggaggaggtggaggaggcggaggaggcggaggaagaggaggaggcggcgaCAGTGATGGACGAAGACCACTCGGACGAGACAGACGGGACAGCAAGTGGCAAGGCTGAAATGGATGCAAATGTCTCCTTCCAG GTAACATACAAGACTCCCGTCCCTACTGGAGATGTCTACTTTGCAGAGACGTTTGATGATGGTTCACTGGAAAG TTGGCAGCTGTCAAAGACAGTGAAGGGGGATGCAGATGATGACATCGCCAAATATGACG GGAAGTGGGctgtggagcagctgaaggagaACAAAGTTCCAGGAGACCAAGGTCTGGTGCTCAAGTCCCGGGCCAAACACCACGCCATCTCTGCAATGCTGAACAAACCCTTTGTCTTCCAGGATGAACCTCTGGTTTTACA GTATGAGGTGAATTTCCAGGATGGTATCGACTGTGGTGGAGCATACATCAAACTGCTTTCAGACACTGGCAATCTCAATCTG GAGCAATTCCATGACCGTACACCGTACACCCTAATGTTTGGACCAGACAAGTGTGGGGAGGACTACAAGCTGCACTTCATCTTCCGCCACAACAATCCTCTGAACAAAGACATGGAGGAGAAGCACGCCAAGAGGGCTGACGTCGACCTCAAGAAGTTCTACACTGACAAGAAGACGCACCTCTACACTCTGG TCCTGAACCCAGACAACAGCTACGAGATGTTCGTAGACCAGTCCAGTGTGAGCCGCGGCAATCTGCTGAATGACGTGGTGCCTCCAGTCAACCCCCCCAAAGAGATCGATGACCCACATGACTCTAAGCCGGAGGACTGGGACGAGAGGGCCAAGATTCCTGACCCTGAGGCGGCCAAGCCCGATGACTG GGACGAAGATGCTCCAGCAAAGGTTGAAGACCCCGACGCTTTGAAGCCAGAGGGCTGGCTGGACGACGAACCAGAGTTTGTGTCCGACCCGAGCGCCGAGAAACCAGAAGACTG GGAcgaggagatggatggagagtgGGAAGCCCCGCAGATTCCTAACCCCGCCTGTGAGACGGCCCCCGGCTGTGGGGAGTGGAAGCGTCCCCAGATCAACAACCCTCAGTACAAGGGCAAGTGGAAAGCCCCTCTGGTGGACAATCCCAACTATCAG GGAGTCTGGAAGCCGCACAAGATCAATAACCCAGATTATTTTGAGGACCTGCAGCCGTTCAGGATGACACCTTTCAAGGCCGTGGGCCTGGAGCTCTGGTCCATGACCTCAGATATCTACTTTGACAACTTCATTATCACCTCTCACAAGGAGGTGGCCGACCGCTGGGCCTCCGACAGCTGGGGGCTGAAGAAGCTGGTGGCCAGCGCTAACGAG CCGGGGATTTTTGCTCAGCTGATGATTGCAGCAGAGGAACGACCGTGGCTCTGGGTGATTTACATTCTGACAGTTGGCCTGCCTGTCGGATTGGCTGTGCTCTTCTGCTGGCCAAAG AAATCAGATGACGACTACGTTTACAAGAAGGTGGATCCTCCCCGGGCTGAtatagaagaagaggaagaggaggatgaagaagaagaagaggaggcagcaggagatGAGGAAGACAAAGCAGCTAAGGCTACAGAAGGAGCTCCAGCTGCAG CAACAGaagaggctgaggaggaggaggatgaagccGATGCAGGAGGTGACAATCTAGAGggggatgatgatgaggaggaggaggatgaagaagaggaggaggaagaagaagaagaagaggaggaggaggaggcagcagaagaGGAGAGCAAAGCTCCTGAGAGAACATTAGAAGAGGAGGTTTGTGTAATT ccgaaggagggaggagacgtCGCTGAAGAGAGCCACAAACAAGCTGTGCGAAAGAGGAGGGTACGGAAAGACTGA